Proteins found in one bacterium genomic segment:
- the tpx gene encoding thiol peroxidase, with protein MTERTGITSIKGNPLTLLGEEVKVGQKAPNFKVRTGLAPNTEITLDSSKGKIRVFNVVPSLDTGVCEAQTIRFNEEAAKLGDGVEIMTVSMDLPPAQGRFCGHQLKGAAKIKMASDYAEKSFAMNYGILLKEWQVCGRGVFVVDKDDTVKYAQYCPKIEEQPDFDKALQAIKTLL; from the coding sequence ATGACTGAGCGAACCGGTATTACGTCGATCAAAGGCAATCCCTTAACGCTATTAGGCGAAGAAGTCAAAGTTGGGCAAAAAGCTCCCAATTTTAAAGTCAGAACAGGGCTCGCGCCAAATACTGAGATTACTTTGGATTCAAGTAAAGGCAAAATCAGAGTATTTAATGTGGTTCCGTCTTTAGATACAGGTGTGTGTGAAGCGCAAACCATCCGGTTTAATGAAGAAGCGGCCAAATTGGGCGACGGTGTTGAAATCATGACGGTGAGTATGGATTTGCCACCGGCTCAAGGACGTTTTTGCGGGCATCAGCTTAAAGGCGCTGCAAAAATAAAAATGGCGTCGGATTACGCTGAAAAATCTTTTGCAATGAATTATGGCATTTTATTGAAAGAATGGCAAGTTTGTGGGCGAGGCGTTTTTGTCGTCGATAAAGACGATACCGTAAAGTACGCGCAATATTGTCCAAAGATCGAAGAACAACCCGACTTTGATAAAGCGCTGCAAGCGATTAAAACTCTACTGTAA
- a CDS encoding ParA family protein — protein sequence MGHIISIASQKGGVGKTTTALNLGIAFSSRQYRTLIIDADPQGGVVFSLDRGRQHYDANDHHRGLYHALCGEAEINEIARTTEFDQLFVVDCGIANSVIDVQAFEEATRASGLLREIIQNTMQYFDLILIDCPPGVGLITNGALIASDYVVIPLQSEPLSLRTLPQLLRQLIEIKKTSNHAIEIAGILITMFDTLNPVSKTVTEQVHTYFNDDLVFQSLIPRDPQLHRLYSGSMSVKELIKEIEPTSIGLQAYDELAEEIEKKFLRK from the coding sequence ATGGGACACATTATCAGCATAGCCAGCCAAAAAGGAGGCGTCGGCAAAACCACAACCGCGCTTAACTTGGGTATTGCATTTTCCTCGCGGCAATACCGCACGCTCATCATCGATGCCGATCCGCAAGGCGGCGTGGTCTTCAGTCTCGACCGGGGCCGTCAACATTACGATGCCAATGATCATCATCGCGGTCTTTACCATGCACTCTGCGGAGAGGCTGAAATCAATGAAATTGCACGCACGACGGAATTTGATCAATTATTTGTCGTCGATTGCGGTATTGCCAACTCCGTCATCGACGTACAGGCTTTTGAAGAAGCCACTCGCGCATCGGGCCTGCTGAGAGAAATTATTCAAAACACCATGCAATATTTTGATTTGATCTTGATCGATTGTCCCCCGGGTGTCGGATTGATCACTAACGGCGCTCTGATCGCATCCGATTATGTCGTTATTCCGCTTCAGAGCGAACCCCTGAGCCTGCGAACTTTGCCACAGTTGCTGCGTCAATTGATTGAAATTAAAAAAACATCCAATCATGCCATTGAAATAGCGGGTATTCTGATTACGATGTTCGACACATTGAATCCTGTATCTAAAACGGTGACCGAACAAGTTCATACCTATTTCAATGATGATCTGGTATTTCAGTCGCTCATTCCCCGCGACCCGCAACTTCATCGTTTGTACTCAGGGTCGATGAGCGTGAAAGAATTGATCAAAGAAATCGAACCGACTTCGATCGGACTGCAGGCCTACGACGAATTAGCCGAAGAAATTGAAAAAAAGTTTTTAAGAAAATGA